In Halogranum gelatinilyticum, the DNA window GATGTCGGCGTCGGCCTCGACGATGCCCGGCCGCATCACGTCCGCGCCGTTGGAGACGAAGGAGATGGCACCGGCGTCGACGGTGACGACGCCCTTCGACGGCGGATGTTCGTTGGCACCGCGGACGGTGAGGAACGGTTCGTCGTCGACGTAGAGCACGAGTGGTTCGCCGTCGACGAGGACGACGTCGAACTCCGAGTCGGCGAGTTCGACCAGTTCGTAGCTGTCGCCGTCGAGGTCGACACCGAGGTTCGCCGACATCGCGTCCTCGATGGCCGCGACGTCGTCG includes these proteins:
- a CDS encoding RNA-binding protein, which produces MKVKSRHHLRSDDVAAIEDAMSANLGVDLDGDSYELVELADSEFDVVLVDGEPLVLYVDDEPFLTVRGANEHPPSKGVVTVDAGAISFVSNGADVMRPGIVEADADIEPDDLVAIQEETHGKVLAIGRALVEGSDMVGDSGKVVESVHHVGDELYEFSV